The genomic segment TTTGCAAAGGATGAGAATGAGTTGAAAAGAAAAATCGAAAGCGGAATTATTTTGAAATAAAATCAGCCACGAATTCACTAATGATATTTTTTTTAAAATATTCGTGAATTAGTGGCTTACAAAGAAAATGTGAAAAGTGAAATGTGAACAGTGAAAACCAGAAAACAGAAAGAAAAAATTGCTTTTGAACCGAAGTCATCCCTCTCTTTGAAGAGAGGGACCGAGGGTGAGTTAGAAAAGCAGAAAATGAATAATGAAATAAAATCAGCCACGAATTCACTAATGATATTTTTTTTAAAATATTCGTGAATTAGTGGCTTACAAAGAAAATGTGAAAAGTGAAATGTGAACAGTGAAAACCAGAAAACAGAAAGAAAAAATNNNNNNNNNNNNNNNNNNNNNNNNNNNNNNNNNNNNNNNNNNNNNNNNNNNNNNNNNNNNNNNNNNNNNNNNNNNNNNNNNNNNNNNNNNNNNNNNNNNNTGAAATAAAATCAGCCACGAATTCACTAATGATATTTTTTTTAAAATATTCGTGAATTAGTGGCTTACAAAGAAAATGTGAAAAGTGAAATGTGAACAGTGAAAACCAGAAAACAGAAAGAAAAAATTGCCTTTGAACCTAAGTCATCCCTCTCTTTGAAGAGAGGGACCGAGGGTGAGTTAGAAAAGCAGAAAATAAATAAAACATAAAATCAGCCGCGAATTTCACGAATTATATTCTTTTAAAAACATTCGTGAATTAGTGGTTGATAAAAAAGAATCGGAGTTTCTATGGAAATTCAAGAAATTAATAAAAAAGTGATGGAACATACTGAGTTCCTGAAATCTATTTATTCGGAAATAGGCAAGGTTATCGTGGGGCAGGAATATATGATAAAACGCTTGCTGATCGGCTTATTTGCGGATGGTCATATCTTGCTTGAGGGTGTGCCCGGATTAGCAAAAACTTTGGCTGTGAGTACATTGAGTCAAATAATTGACTGCGATTTCAATCGGCTTCAATTTACTCCTGACCTGCTTCCTGCTGATTTGATCGGAACACTTATCTACAATCAGAAGGAAGGAAATTTTACACCGAAAAAGGGTCCAATTTTTTCCAATTTGATCCTTGCCGATGAAATAAATCGTGCTCCCTCCAAAGTTCAAAGTGCTTTGCTCGAAGCTATGCAGGAACGCCAAGTTACTATTGGTGATACAACTTACAAACTGGACGAACCATTTCTGGTTTTGGCTACTCAAAATCCTATTGAACAGGAAGGTACCTATCCTCTGCCCGAAGCACAAATTGACCGATTTATGCTCAAAATCAAAATTGATTATCCTTCCAAATCAGAAGAGCGTGAGATTATCGAAAGAATGACGAACAGACCCAATTTGCACGTTAACAAAATCATCAGTCGTGAAGATGTTCTTAAAACCCGAAACTTGGTTGATGAAATCTATGTGGATGATAAAATTAAAGAATATGTTCTTGATCTTATCTTTGCCACAAGAGAACCGGAAAACTATAAATTGGAAGATATCAAAAATTTCATTGATTTTGGCTCCTCTCCTCGTGCTTCAATTTACCTAATACGAGCAGCAAAAGCAAATGCTTTGTTGGATCAACGC from the Candidatus Cloacimonadota bacterium genome contains:
- a CDS encoding AAA family ATPase, with the translated sequence MEIQEINKKVMEHTEFLKSIYSEIGKVIVGQEYMIKRLLIGLFADGHILLEGVPGLAKTLAVSTLSQIIDCDFNRLQFTPDLLPADLIGTLIYNQKEGNFTPKKGPIFSNLILADEINRAPSKVQSALLEAMQERQVTIGDTTYKLDEPFLVLATQNPIEQEGTYPLPEAQIDRFMLKIKIDYPSKSEEREIIERMTNRPNLHVNKIISREDVLKTRNLVDEIYVDDKIKEYVLDLIFATREPENYKLEDIKNFIDFGSSPRASIYLIRAAKANALLDQRGYVSPDDIKEIGKDVL